The following coding sequences lie in one Helicoverpa armigera isolate CAAS_96S chromosome 8, ASM3070526v1, whole genome shotgun sequence genomic window:
- the LOC135117240 gene encoding uncharacterized protein LOC135117240, whose product MDREDRNRRETSFERFSADPGVPMYKGQGQDALESRRRALSHASWPGEPRRVGEGRSLRKYGSERPGASRERDAEVERNGLLDGERETTHSRRTAQRCLRTPARWERERSLRTGQERRRRSLECTPRSEDEVTPRRESRCNRKRSRSPSRDLGESQPSCSKQYKCHDTSTDTILDKFLSILQSVKGSDKPRMTFNTNIVPEFDPMSKEQTILTWLTKVEECAGIYGWEDKETIHYALPKLTGLARSWYQNLPTMLFTWSEWKNKLIESFPVREDYAELLTEMLAKRVKYGESLDHYYYAKINLLNRCQIYGRQAVDCLLHGVDDRAIRVGAQAAQFSDPEKVLKYFRTVKVGQSRENHESSSKFRNERRNTTSFAKSGGSKPDTTKIICYNCDQFGHPRFKCDKPPAKCTTCDKSGHLSVHCYRNKTNKSREGDTNQLKDNKEKQVAQLNIVEEVNAKYKLNIKVNGNVVDCHLDLGSQCSLITLSKAREFNLDIVVPEDLPTLRGIGNNLTNPVGMTTVSVEVQNITQTINMYVVDDYVISQSVLLGHSFTEKPDIIITKTPTAVIFQQIPSTKVHLEVSKDIDISPNTLRAVQVLADSKTDVRVYVNGSIRGPVGSEYYLLPGDYEVKGGRSALLVHNASSSVINLKRGTLLARVYPKSTDKGNPEDTLQSCNVSFCEIQNEDDFNHGDNLTPEELMQLKLLLQKHSDCFSSGLHDLGFTDLTEMVIELDNSEPVVYRPYRMSFADRALVRNMIQEMVDHGIVRESTSPYASPIVLVQKKTGDKRLCVDYRELNRKTKKEHYPLPRIEDQLDQLAGNTVFTSLDLASGYYQIAIAEES is encoded by the coding sequence ATGGATCGAGAGGATCGTAATAGACGAGAGACAAGTTTTGAGAGGTTTAGTGCAGACCCAGGAGTACCCATGTATAAGGGTCAGGGTCAGGATGCACTGGAGTCAAGGCGGAGAGCGCTTAGTCATGCAAGTTGGCCTGGAGAACCCAGACGTGTGGGTGAAGGCAGGTCATTAAGGAAATATGGTTCAGAGAGACCAGGGGCATCGCGGGAGCGCGATGCTGAGGTCGAACGAAATGGATTATTAGATGGAGAGCGTGAAACAACTCATTCGAGGAGAACTGCGCAGAGGTGCCTGCGTACACCGGCACGTTGGGAGCGAGAGCGCTCGCTAAGGACGGGGCAAGAGAGAAGAAGACGTTCACTCGAGTGCACACCCAGGAGTGAAGACGAAGTTACCCCAAGGCGTGAATCCCGGTGCAACAGGAAGAGGAGTCGCAGTCCATCGCGTGATCTTGGTGAGTCACAACCATCTTGTTCTAAGCAATATAAATGTCATGACACTTCTACAGATACTATATTAGATAAATTTTTGTCTATTTTGCAATCGGTTAAAGGTTCAGATAAGCCAAGGATGACTTTTAATACTAACATTGTACCCGAGTTTGATCCTATGTCAAAGGAACAAACGATTTTGACCTGGTTAACAAAGGTAGAGGAGTGCGCCGGAATTTACGGCTGGGAGGATAAAGAGACAATCCATTACGCTTTACCTAAGTTGACTGGGCTAGCACGATCGTGGTATCAAAATTTGCCCACTATGCTATTCACTTGGTCAGAATGGAAGAACAAATTAATAGAATCTTTTCCAGTTCGCGAGGACTATGCTGAACTTTTAACCGAGATGCTCGCTAAAAGAGTGAAGTATGGAGAATCGcttgatcattattattatgcaAAAATTAACTTGTTAAATAGATGTCAAATTTATGGGCGACAGGCTGTAGATTGTCTGCTGCATGGCGTTGATGATAGAGCTATCAGGGTAGGCGCTCAAGCGGCACAATTTTCTGACCCAGAAAAAGTTCTTAAATACTTCAGAACGGTCAAAGTAGGACAAAGCCGTGAAAACCACGAATCATCATCGAAATTCAGGAATGAACGCAGGAATACAACATCCTTTGCTAAATCCGGTGGTTCAAAGCCTGACACTACAAAAATTATTTGCTATAATTGCGATCAATTTGGTCACCCGCGTTTTAAATGCGACAAACCCCCAGCAAAATGTACTACTTGCGATAAATCGGGTCACCTGTCTGTCCATTGTTATAggaataaaactaataaaagccGCGAAGGAGACACAAATCAACTTAAAGATAATAAGGAAAAACAGGTTGCCCAGTTGAATATAGTAGAGGAGGTGAATGCTAAATACAAGCTTAACATCAAGGTGAACGGAAATGTTGTAGATTGCCATTTAGATCTGGGGAGTCAATGCTCTCTAATAACGTTGTCAAAGGCTAGGGAATTTAATCTAGATATAGTAGTACCAGAGGATTTACCTACCCTCAGGGGTATAGGTAATAATCTGACTAACCCAGTAGGGATGACAACCGTCAGCGTTGAAGTTCAAAATATAACACAGACCATAAACATGTATGTAGTCGACGATTATGTCATCAGTCAGTCGGTTCTATTAGGACACTCGTTTACTGAAAAACCAGACATCATTATCACAAAGACCCCTACTGCCGTAATATTTCAACAAATTCCGAGTACTAAGGTGCACCTGGAGGTGAGTAAAGACATCGATATCTCCCCAAATACGTTGCGTGCTGTTCAAGTTCTTGCCGACTCGAAAACAGATGTACGAGTCTACGTTAATGGTTCCATTAGGGGTCCGGTAGGAAGTGAGTACTACCTCCTTCCGGGCGATTACGAAGTCAAAGGTGGACGGAGCGCACTGCTGGTCCACAACGCGTCATCTAGTGTAATTAACTTAAAAAGAGGAACTCTTTTAGCACGTGTTTATCCCAAGAGTACTGATAAGGGAAATCCAGAGGATACTTTGCAATCATGCAATGTTTCGTTCTGTGAAATCCAGAACGAAGATGACTTTAATCACGGTGACAACCTAACTCCAGAGGAACTCATGCAATTAAAACTAttgttacaaaaacacagtgacTGCTTCTCGAGTGGCCTCCATGATCTGGGATTCACAGATTTGACTGAAATGGTTATAGAACTCGATAATTCAGAACCTGTTGTCTATCGACCCTACCGGATGTCTTTCGCTGATCGAGCGCTAGTCCGGAACATGATACAGGAGATGGTAGATCACGGTATTGTCAGAGAATCCACCTCACCGTACGCCAGCCCAATCGTGCTAGTGCAAAAGAAAACGGGGGATAAGCGGTTATGCGTCGATTATCGGGAGCTTAACCGTAAAACGAAAAAGGAACACTATCCCCTACCACGAATCGAAGATCAACTTGATCAACTGGCGGGCAACACGGTATTTACGTCGCTCGATTTGGCCTCTGGCTACTATCAAATAGCAATTGCTGAGGAGTCTTGA
- the LOC110382588 gene encoding uncharacterized protein LOC110382588 isoform X2: MNMFRTMLNSIPKNRSEYVEDLEIPEITLTPYEWLDPEEPLSLRSESLLTDSLAEIDRATYSTDSSIPLSRAMTDSEIDYGFYKRYNRLNYTDTWDHLRDAVNAFPPDYMASLNSYISLEPTDELEAAELRLSAELAETRRRYNEEWRRRIQRQFDDCCVYEPDDPGLWELRDALRSLDMKVLDLKALEADLASIRPRP; the protein is encoded by the exons ATGAACATGTTCAGAACAATGCTGAACTCCATACCAAAGAACAGGTCTGAGTACGTCGAGGACTTGGAGATACCGGAGATAACGCTGACGCCTTACGAGTGGTTGGATCCTGAGGAGCCTCTCTCCTTGAGGAGTGAGAGCCTCCTTACTGACAGTTTGGCGGAGATCGACAGGGCTACTTATAGCACTGACTCTAGTATTCCGCTGTCCAGGGCTATGACTGACTCGGAGATTGATTATGGGTTTTATAAACGG TACAACCGGTTGAACTACACCGACACTTGGGATCACCTGCGAGATGCTGTGAACGCCTTCCCGCCAGATTACATGGCTTCTTTGAACAG TTACATCTCACTAGAACCAACTGACGAACTTGAAGCTGCTGAACTAAGATTATCAGCCGAGTTAGCGGAGACCCGTCGTCGCTACAATGAGGAATGGCGCCGACGCATACAGAGGCAGTTTGATGACTGCTGCGTGTACGAACCTGATGACCCTGGACTGTGGGAGCTGCGGGACGCGCTGAGGAGCTTGGACATGAAGGTCTTGGATTTGaaa GCTCTGGAAGCTGACTTGGCCAGCATAAGGCCACGACCGTGA
- the LOC110382588 gene encoding uncharacterized protein LOC110382588 isoform X3, with protein MNMFRTMLNSIPKNRSEYVEDLEIPEITLTPYEWLDPEEPLSLRSESLLTDSLAEIDRATYSTDSSIPLSRAMTDSEIDYGFYKRYNRLNYTDTWDHLRDAVNAFPPDYMASLNSYISLEPTDELEAAELRLSAELAETRRRYNEEWRRRIQRQFDDCCVYEPDDPGLWELRDALRSLDMKALEADLASIRPRP; from the exons ATGAACATGTTCAGAACAATGCTGAACTCCATACCAAAGAACAGGTCTGAGTACGTCGAGGACTTGGAGATACCGGAGATAACGCTGACGCCTTACGAGTGGTTGGATCCTGAGGAGCCTCTCTCCTTGAGGAGTGAGAGCCTCCTTACTGACAGTTTGGCGGAGATCGACAGGGCTACTTATAGCACTGACTCTAGTATTCCGCTGTCCAGGGCTATGACTGACTCGGAGATTGATTATGGGTTTTATAAACGG TACAACCGGTTGAACTACACCGACACTTGGGATCACCTGCGAGATGCTGTGAACGCCTTCCCGCCAGATTACATGGCTTCTTTGAACAG TTACATCTCACTAGAACCAACTGACGAACTTGAAGCTGCTGAACTAAGATTATCAGCCGAGTTAGCGGAGACCCGTCGTCGCTACAATGAGGAATGGCGCCGACGCATACAGAGGCAGTTTGATGACTGCTGCGTGTACGAACCTGATGACCCTGGACTGTGGGAGCTGCGGGACGCGCTGAGGAGCTTGGACATGAAG GCTCTGGAAGCTGACTTGGCCAGCATAAGGCCACGACCGTGA
- the LOC110382588 gene encoding uncharacterized protein LOC110382588 isoform X1, with the protein MNMFRTMLNSIPKNRSEYVEDLEIPEITLTPYEWLDPEEPLSLRSESLLTDSLAEIDRATYSTDSSIPLSRAMTDSEIDYGFYKRYNRLNYTDTWDHLRDAVNAFPPDYMASLNSYISLEPTDELEAAELRLSAELAETRRRYNEEWRRRIQRQFDDCCVYEPDDPGLWELRDALRSLDMKVLDLKQALEADLASIRPRP; encoded by the exons ATGAACATGTTCAGAACAATGCTGAACTCCATACCAAAGAACAGGTCTGAGTACGTCGAGGACTTGGAGATACCGGAGATAACGCTGACGCCTTACGAGTGGTTGGATCCTGAGGAGCCTCTCTCCTTGAGGAGTGAGAGCCTCCTTACTGACAGTTTGGCGGAGATCGACAGGGCTACTTATAGCACTGACTCTAGTATTCCGCTGTCCAGGGCTATGACTGACTCGGAGATTGATTATGGGTTTTATAAACGG TACAACCGGTTGAACTACACCGACACTTGGGATCACCTGCGAGATGCTGTGAACGCCTTCCCGCCAGATTACATGGCTTCTTTGAACAG TTACATCTCACTAGAACCAACTGACGAACTTGAAGCTGCTGAACTAAGATTATCAGCCGAGTTAGCGGAGACCCGTCGTCGCTACAATGAGGAATGGCGCCGACGCATACAGAGGCAGTTTGATGACTGCTGCGTGTACGAACCTGATGACCCTGGACTGTGGGAGCTGCGGGACGCGCTGAGGAGCTTGGACATGAAGGTCTTGGATTTGaaa CAGGCTCTGGAAGCTGACTTGGCCAGCATAAGGCCACGACCGTGA